One genomic region from Acidobacteriota bacterium encodes:
- a CDS encoding DNA polymerase III subunit beta translates to MEFSVQRTDFLRELALSQGVVERKTTIPILSNVLLEVLTDSVRITATDLELGIRSSCPAKVKKGGSITVPAKKLLDYVRQLSDDEIKFKLSETAGGGSLQVTCGRSHVRMAGMAKDSFPVLPDMASKMAALPPAILAQMIAKTIFAISSEESRYTLNAALLILKPETMTMVATDGHRLAHIESDDSVAQDGYGGVSGELRVLIPKKAMTELSKLLGEVADGTTVDFCKDDNHLFFRMGQRLLISRMLSGQFPNYEAVLPKGNDRTVALEQDEIAAAVRRVALFSDERSHSIRFQLNTDEVKITATGSEAGESEEALPAVYQGPSFTIGFNWQYLLDFFAAVGAGKVSFEFKDEQSAGQIRPAAEGKLKYRYVVMPMRV, encoded by the coding sequence ATGGAGTTTTCCGTGCAGCGGACGGACTTCCTCAGGGAACTTGCTCTCTCGCAAGGTGTAGTGGAACGCAAGACCACCATTCCAATTCTTTCCAATGTTCTGCTGGAAGTGCTCACCGACAGCGTGCGCATTACGGCGACTGATCTGGAACTGGGCATTCGCAGCTCCTGTCCGGCAAAAGTGAAGAAGGGCGGATCGATCACGGTCCCCGCCAAAAAGCTGCTCGACTATGTTCGGCAACTCTCCGACGATGAGATTAAATTTAAATTGAGCGAGACGGCCGGCGGCGGATCGCTTCAGGTAACGTGTGGCCGCTCACATGTGCGCATGGCAGGCATGGCCAAGGATAGCTTTCCAGTGCTGCCTGACATGGCCAGCAAAATGGCGGCGCTGCCGCCGGCCATTCTCGCGCAGATGATTGCCAAGACCATCTTCGCCATATCGAGCGAAGAATCACGCTACACGCTGAATGCGGCACTGCTCATCCTGAAGCCGGAAACCATGACCATGGTGGCCACCGACGGCCATCGCCTGGCGCATATCGAAAGCGATGACTCCGTGGCTCAGGACGGTTATGGCGGGGTGAGCGGCGAGCTGCGCGTGCTGATCCCCAAGAAGGCCATGACCGAACTCAGCAAATTGTTGGGCGAGGTGGCGGACGGAACCACGGTGGATTTTTGCAAGGACGACAATCACCTATTCTTTCGCATGGGCCAACGATTGCTGATCAGCCGGATGCTCAGTGGACAATTCCCCAACTACGAAGCCGTGCTGCCCAAAGGCAACGACCGCACGGTTGCTCTGGAACAAGATGAAATCGCGGCGGCGGTGCGGCGCGTGGCGCTGTTTTCCGACGAGCGATCACATTCCATCCGCTTTCAATTGAATACCGATGAGGTGAAGATCACGGCAACCGGCTCGGAGGCCGGAGAGTCAGAGGAGGCCTTGCCGGCGGTTTATCAGGGACCGTCGTTCACCATCGGATTCAACTGGCAATACCTGCTCGATTTTTTCGCCGCTGTCGGCGCGGGCAAGGTTTCCTTTGAATTCAAAGACGAGCAAAGCGCCGGCCAGATACGGCCCGCGGCTGAGGGCAAACTGAAGTACCGCTACGTGGTCATGCCCATGCGCGTGTGA
- the dnaA gene encoding chromosomal replication initiator protein DnaA, protein MNPWERIQGELRKVLSPQNYSTWIEPARFSHAEGGVCFVTVPNRTFRDFIAQNYGPVLEQSLGAAAPEMDRIEFVDASAPSRKAAASRGTAAKYDGKSDQPSFDFDSPLALLNPRYTFDQFIVGPSNQFAHAAAVAVANSPSKAYNPLFLWGGVGMGKTHLLQAIAHGIASQRRLRLCYVNCNQFVHEMINSIKYDKMISFHDKYRNVDALLVDDIQFVSNKERTQEEFFHTFNALYESQKQIVFTSDRHPRDIPHLEERLRSRMEWGLAVDIQPPDLETKVAILLRKAEAQGITLDEDVAMMMASKIHGNVRELEGALTRLLAWSSLTGGEINLGTAQQLLKGTLQSQERRTTIEAIQQVVADEFRLKPTDLKAKDNSRKIVYPRQVAMYLCRELVGSSLPEIGRAFGGKHHTTVLHSVDKIQEARKSEKELNRLIIKLTDSLR, encoded by the coding sequence ATGAATCCTTGGGAACGCATTCAGGGTGAGCTGCGCAAGGTGCTCAGCCCGCAAAATTATTCGACCTGGATCGAGCCGGCGCGCTTCAGCCACGCCGAGGGCGGCGTGTGTTTTGTCACCGTCCCCAATCGCACCTTCCGCGATTTCATCGCGCAGAACTACGGGCCGGTGTTGGAGCAAAGCTTGGGCGCCGCGGCTCCAGAGATGGACCGCATCGAGTTTGTGGACGCATCCGCGCCCAGTCGCAAGGCAGCCGCCTCGCGCGGCACGGCCGCGAAGTACGATGGCAAGTCCGATCAGCCGTCGTTTGATTTTGATTCGCCACTGGCGCTGCTGAATCCGCGCTACACCTTCGATCAATTCATCGTGGGGCCGTCCAACCAGTTCGCCCATGCCGCGGCGGTGGCCGTGGCCAACAGCCCCTCGAAGGCCTACAACCCGCTGTTCCTGTGGGGCGGCGTGGGCATGGGCAAGACGCATCTGCTGCAGGCCATCGCGCACGGCATCGCCTCGCAGCGGCGGCTGCGCCTTTGTTACGTGAACTGCAATCAGTTCGTTCACGAGATGATCAATTCCATCAAGTACGACAAAATGATCTCGTTCCACGATAAGTATCGCAACGTCGATGCGCTGCTGGTGGACGACATTCAATTCGTCAGCAACAAAGAGCGCACCCAGGAAGAGTTCTTCCATACTTTTAACGCGCTCTATGAATCGCAGAAGCAGATCGTCTTCACCAGCGACCGGCATCCGCGCGATATTCCTCACCTGGAGGAGCGCTTGCGCTCGCGCATGGAATGGGGCTTGGCGGTGGACATCCAGCCGCCGGACCTAGAGACGAAAGTGGCGATCCTGCTGCGCAAGGCCGAGGCCCAGGGCATTACTCTGGACGAAGATGTGGCAATGATGATGGCCAGCAAAATTCACGGCAATGTGCGCGAGCTGGAGGGGGCGCTGACGCGCCTGCTGGCCTGGTCTTCGCTCACCGGCGGGGAAATAAATCTGGGCACGGCTCAACAGTTGCTCAAGGGAACGCTCCAGTCGCAGGAGCGCAGAACAACCATCGAGGCCATCCAGCAGGTGGTGGCGGATGAATTTCGTTTGAAGCCGACCGACCTGAAAGCGAAAGATAATTCGCGAAAGATAGTGTATCCCCGGCAGGTGGCCATGTATTTATGCCGCGAATTGGTGGGCTCGTCGTTGCCGGAGATTGGCCGCGCCTTCGGCGGAAAGCATCACACCACGGTGTTGCACTCGGTCGACAAGATTCAGGAAGCGCGCAAGAGTGAGAAAGAATTAAATCGCCTTATCATCAAGCTAACTGATTCTCTGCGTTGA